In Pseudoalteromonas tetraodonis, the genomic window GGTGACTTTACCGTTGAGTTTGGTTAACTCTTTAAGTGCAGGAAGTTGAGATTGCAGTTCTTGTTTATTCAGTGATGGTCCGACAAAAACTTTCGTTAACGTCCCATTTGGCGTTTTAACTGGTTTAGTAAAAGTTTTAAACCCTTTAGCCTTGAGCTTAGCTTGCAGCGCTTTTACATTGGCTGCATGTGAAAAACTACCTAACTGAATAACATACGCCATGCTAGTTAAGTTTTCGTTAGCTGGGCGCGTAGGTTCTTGAATTGCAGCCGTACTGCTTTGGTTTGTATCAGGTATTACCGCTTCAACCATTGCAGGCTGGTCGGTAATGTCTGTTTGAGCAGCACTGTTTTGCTGTTCAAATGCGGCATCATCAGGCTGAATATCTTCAACTTCATCCTCTTTTAAAGGCTGTGCATTTGCCACTTTTTGATCGATTGATTCTTGCAAATCAATGGTCTTGAACTCAGAGCGTTCTGGAATCGCTTTAAAGCCTTCTTTATAGTGCACTTTTTCACCATCGAGTATATTGGGAATAAACACAATTGCTGCGATCACCACAATACTTGTTCCGACTAAGCGATTAATAAAACCTGAGTTCACCGACATCCTCTCTATTTTTTAAAGTAATGAATAGCGCCAGCCACGGTAAAAAATGAACCAAATACAATTAATAGTGTGTTAGTTGGCTGGTTTGGCAAGATAGCATCCAATGCTGCCTCTACGCTATTATAACCCTGTTTAAAATAACTATTAGGAATGCTTAAAAGTGCCTGATGTAAATTAGCAGCGCTATCGCCGCGTGGGCCCTCTAAGCTCGCAAACGACCATTCATCTACTACATCACTAACTTCTTTAAGCACACCAACCTTATCTTTATCAGCAAGCATAGCGGCTAATGCATGAATTTTAAAGCCTTTATCTTTATAGCTTGCTAATTTAGTCGCTAAATAGCGAGCTGATTCAGGGTTATGTGCTACATCGGTATACACTAATGGCTCTGCACTTAGTTGTTGAAAACGTCCCTCAACGACTAAGTTCGCTAAACACTGAGTAATCACCTCATCGCTCGGTAATAAGTTTAGTACCGATAGAGCGGTTAATGCCGTGGCTACATTTTGACATGGGATTGCTGGTTTAGGTAACTCAAGATTATGCTCTTTAAATTGCCAACTAAAACTCTGCGCGTGCTCTTTAAAAATAAAGTCGCTGCCAGATAACACCATATTAGCGTTAATTTCTTTACCATAATCGGTCATTGTATGTGGAATATTTAAGTCCCCAATAATTGCAGGAGTACTCTCTCGAAAAATACCCGCTTTATCATAAGCAACTAATTCACGCGTGTCACCTAAGTATTCTTTATGATCTAAGTCGATGGTGGTAATGATGCTGGCATAGGGGGTAACAATATTGGTCGCGTCAAAACGCCCGCCTAAACCTACCTCTAACAGCACGTAATCAACCTCTAAACGCTTGAATATTGCTAACGCGCCTAAGGTGCCATATTCAAAATATGTCAGTGGGGTGTCACCACGACCTTGTTCTAATAAATTAAACGCATCGACATGGTATTGATCGTCAAGCTCTGCGCCATCAACGCGTACGCGCTCATTGTAACGAATTAAATGCGGAGAAGCATACGTACCAACACGATAACCTTGGGCTAATAACAGTGACTCTAAACAACGTGCTGTTGTGCCTTTGCCATTGGTGCCTGCAATAAGAATGATTTTACTTGAGGAGGTTAAAAGCCCAATGTTGTTAGCAACACGAGCAACGCGTTCTAAACCCATTTCTATATTAGCAGGGTGAACACTCTCTAAATAACAAAGCCAATCATCAAGGCTTGATGATTGGCTAGGAATTGTTTTTGTCATAGCATGTAATCAGTAAAGCTGAAATTTACGCTACTCTATGCTCTTGTTCCGTAGAAGGCAAGTTCATAAATTTTGCTAAGATACGTGCTAGCGTATCGCGCATTTCTCGACGGTCTATAATCATGTCGATTGCGCCATGTTCTAACAAGAATTCACTGCGTTGGAAACCCTCTGGTAGCGTTTCGCGAACAGTTTGTTCAATAACACGCGGACCGGCAAAACCAATCAAAGCTTTAGGCTCTGCAACATTAATATCACCAAGCATTGCCAATGATGCTGATACACCACCCATTGTTGGATCTGTCATTACAGAAA contains:
- a CDS encoding SPOR domain-containing protein, whose product is MNSGFINRLVGTSIVVIAAIVFIPNILDGEKVHYKEGFKAIPERSEFKTIDLQESIDQKVANAQPLKEDEVEDIQPDDAAFEQQNSAAQTDITDQPAMVEAVIPDTNQSSTAAIQEPTRPANENLTSMAYVIQLGSFSHAANVKALQAKLKAKGFKTFTKPVKTPNGTLTKVFVGPSLNKQELQSQLPALKELTKLNGKVTQFEVTK
- the folC gene encoding bifunctional tetrahydrofolate synthase/dihydrofolate synthase, yielding MTKTIPSQSSSLDDWLCYLESVHPANIEMGLERVARVANNIGLLTSSSKIILIAGTNGKGTTARCLESLLLAQGYRVGTYASPHLIRYNERVRVDGAELDDQYHVDAFNLLEQGRGDTPLTYFEYGTLGALAIFKRLEVDYVLLEVGLGGRFDATNIVTPYASIITTIDLDHKEYLGDTRELVAYDKAGIFRESTPAIIGDLNIPHTMTDYGKEINANMVLSGSDFIFKEHAQSFSWQFKEHNLELPKPAIPCQNVATALTALSVLNLLPSDEVITQCLANLVVEGRFQQLSAEPLVYTDVAHNPESARYLATKLASYKDKGFKIHALAAMLADKDKVGVLKEVSDVVDEWSFASLEGPRGDSAANLHQALLSIPNSYFKQGYNSVEAALDAILPNQPTNTLLIVFGSFFTVAGAIHYFKK